A section of the Diabrotica virgifera virgifera chromosome 8, PGI_DIABVI_V3a genome encodes:
- the LOC126890214 gene encoding uncharacterized protein LOC126890214, which translates to MSICNSKWEEKAYIKTNWEQGGLRETVEKKTCLIVTKKDAKDKGVENIIKDVGEDLAETLEEVNEGEIKFLENFRRKENKKTIWYTFVAGIEKESGGDIYDLAEKAITKIKKEMDETPKVVRVVAGNDLNKEIIRKALEYVGRRESISWEMIVRGKELEVEKKSEQEEALLIKMGGKKYNEVLSEMREKIDIGKIGLQVEKLKRTNGGDLLVKLKGRGAAEKLRAELDSKMNGMDTAIRRKETFFTITRLDPGVGEETLKKMIKSYTGVPEREIEVKVLRTNRYGEQVATIAVRPSIAEELRRYGSIKIGWVVCPIMERHNPVRCFKCLKFGHNTYECKEESRAACCYNCLQTGHTVASCGNKPYCSVCKEEGHRMDRMACPSYRALVYGRGGEGNP; encoded by the coding sequence atgaGTATATGTAATAGCAAATGGGAGGAGAAAGCATATATAAAGACAAATTGGGAACAAGGGGGGTTACGAGAAACGGTCGAGAAGAAAACATGTCTGATAGTAACAAAAAAGGATGCGAAGGACAAAGGGGTAGAAAATATAATAAAGGACGTGGGAGAGGATCTGGCAGAAACACTAGAGGAAGTGAACGAGGGAGAAATCAAATTCCTTGAGAACTTTAGgaggaaagaaaataaaaaaacaatttggtACACGTTTGTCGCTGGAATAGAAAAAGAAAGTGGTGGCGATATATACGACCTAGCAGAAAAGGCTATAACTAAAATTAAGAAAGAGATGGATGAAACACCAAAGGTTGTACGGGTCGTAGCCGGTAACGACCTTAACAAGGAGATCATAAGGAAAGCCCTCGAATATGTGGGGCGGAGGGAAAGTATCTCATGGGAGATGATAGTAAGAGGGAAGGAACTCGAGGTAGAGAAGAAGTCAGAACAAGAAGAAGCCCTCCTTATAAAGATGGGGGGGAAAAAATATAACGAAGTTCTTAGCGAAATGAGAGAAAAAATCGACATTGGAAAAATCGGTCTACAAGTGGAGAAGTTAAAAAGAACGAATGGGGGAGATCTCCTTGTAAAGTTAAAGGGAAGAGGGGCTGCGGAGAAGTTGAGGGCTGAACTGGACAGCAAAATGAACGGGATGGACACGGCAATCAGAAGAAAAGAGACTTTCTTCACGATTACGCGGTTGGACCCTGGGGTTGGTGAGGAAACTCTAAAGAAAATGATAAAGAGCTATACAGGCGTTCCTGAGAGAGAGATAGAAGTCAAGGTTCTACGAACAAACAGATATGGGGAGCAGGTAGCTACGATAGCCGTACGCCCCTCCATAGCGGAAGAGCTGAGGAGGTACGGCTCAATAAAAATAGGGTGGGTTGTGTGTCCAATAATGGAGAGACACAACCCAGTTAGGTGTTTTAAGTGCCTAAAGTTCGGGCACAACACTTACGAATGCAAGGAAGAGAGCAGGGCGGCGTGCTGCTATAATTGTCTCCAAACGGGACATACCGTTGCAAGCTGCGGTAATAAACCGTACTGCTCGGTATGCAAAGAAGAAGGGCATAGGATGGACAGGATGGCCTGTCCGTCGTACCGAGCCCTTGTATACGGTAGGGGAGGAGAGGGGAACCCCTAA